The following are from one region of the Passer domesticus isolate bPasDom1 chromosome 13, bPasDom1.hap1, whole genome shotgun sequence genome:
- the NEUROG1 gene encoding neurogenin-1, translating into MMPAEAPSSGEGAEPGAPRERRRRRGRARARTEALLHTLKRSRRVKANDRERNRMHHLNAALDELRSVLPTFPDDTKLTKIETLRFAYNYIWALSETLRLAEQCLPPPPAFRGAAAPPSPGSDAGSWLSSASPSAPSLCASASGPSSPATSEDCAYAPADSLRGFRGLPAGPGAPLR; encoded by the exons AT GATGCCCGCCGAGGCGCCCAGCAGCGGCGAGGGCGCGGAGCCCGGCGCTCCGCGGGAGCGGCGGAGGCGGCGCGGCCGTGCGCGGGCGCGGACCGAGGCGCTGCTGCACACGCTGAAGCGCAGCCGGCGGGTCAAGGCCAACGACCGCGAGCGGAACCGCATGCACCACCTCAACGCCGCGCTGGACGAGCTCCGCAGCGTCCTGCCCACCTTCCCCGACGACACCAAGCTCACCAAGATCGAGACCCTGCGCTTCGCCTACAACTACATCTGGGCCCTCTCCGAGACCCTCCGCCTGGCCGAGCAGTGcctcccgccgccccccgccttccgcggggccgccgcgccccccagccccggcagcgACGCGGGGTCCTGGCTGTCCAGCGCCTCCCCGTCCGCCCCTTCGCTCTGCGCCTCCGCCTCCGGCCCCAGCAGCCCCGCCACCTCCGAGGACTGCGCTTATGCGCCCGCCGACAGCCTAAGGGGGTTCCGCGGGCTGCCCGCCGGCCCGGGCGCGCCCCTCCGCTAG